In the genome of Bacillus sp. S3, one region contains:
- a CDS encoding nitrate reductase subunit alpha has translation MERKRAPLIKKLKFFGQSKDMAEHAVLSPMDRDSEKIYRRRWQHDKTVRTTHGVNCTGSCSWKVHVKDGIIAWETQQTDYPSTGPNMPEYEPRGCPRGASFSWYIYSPLRVRYPYVRGSLLKMWREELASTGDPVAAWKEIASNPEKSKRYKQSRGKGGLVRSSWDEVNELICAALIYSIQEFGPDRIFGFSPIPAMSMVSYAGGGRFLSLLGGSLLSFYDWYADLPPASPQVWGEQTDVPESSDWFNSSYLLIWGSNIPQTRTPDAHFMVEARYRGTKVVAVSPDYAEYVKFADNWLNVQAGMDGALGMAMTHVILKEFYVDQETEYFFDYAKKFTDLPYLVKLKAHGDQYVSSTFLRASELDSSITNGEWKTVVWDEDSNKPAFPNGTIGHRWEDNGQWNLHLNDTEQNLTNLQPSLTLLGREDKAVRVEFPHFEVEKRETFTREVPVIAIQLNGETTYVTTVFDLMLSKFGVLRQGLQGDFPKDYDDPKPYTPAWQEALTGVDGKLAAQIAREFAQNAIDSKGRSMIVMGSGINQWYHADATYRTVLNLVLLTGSQGVNGGGWAHYVGQEKVRPLEGWQTLAMARDWGGPPRLHAATPFFYFVTEQWKYDDQSIEDQISPLVSEPRYKHSGDYYYLGTRLGWTPSYPQFDKNPIDFIDQSKVTEKEQIFQSIVDEVKQGKTKFAIQNPEDPNSFPKVMFVWRGNLIGSSSKGHEYFLKYMLGTHHSNLSEQNTELKTEDIEWDEPSVEGKLDLMVNIDFRMAGTGLYSDIILPAATWYEKYDISSTDMHPFIHPFNPAIAPPWESKSDWDTFRGLAKKFSSMAVRYFNGPVQDIVATPMLHDSRDEISESCTFGKIPDWQNGEYEPVPGRNFPRLHLVERDYSKIFEKFISLGPVVKEQIGAKGISWDAKEEYEKLKKILGTAAKTAYKDCPSLYTARDASEAILSLSSATNGSLAMKAWDALEKKTGQKLKDLAEERAEEHMSFNDITAQPRQVISTPVFSGTETGGRRYSPFTTNVERLVPWRTLTGRQHFYLDHETMIEFGEEFPAFKAPLRKAAFQTKDRKPLNMGKEINLRYLTPHFKWSFHSTYGDILPMLTLFRGGPHVWMNRDDAKEVGIADNDWLQMYNRNGVVVARAVVTHRLPRGVAFMYHVQERHINVPGSTITKERGGTFNSPTRLQMKPTHVIGGYAQLSFGFNYYGPCGSQRDERVVISRLDREEVDWLEN, from the coding sequence ATGGAGCGCAAACGAGCCCCGCTAATAAAAAAGTTAAAATTTTTCGGGCAATCCAAAGATATGGCTGAACATGCCGTATTGTCCCCAATGGACCGAGATTCCGAAAAAATATATCGCAGGAGATGGCAGCATGATAAAACTGTTCGTACGACGCATGGAGTAAATTGCACAGGTTCATGCAGCTGGAAAGTTCATGTCAAGGACGGCATTATCGCTTGGGAAACACAGCAAACGGATTACCCCTCTACAGGTCCTAATATGCCTGAGTATGAGCCGCGGGGCTGCCCAAGGGGAGCGAGTTTTTCTTGGTATATTTATAGTCCGCTAAGGGTCCGTTATCCATATGTGCGCGGCAGTCTATTAAAAATGTGGCGGGAGGAACTTGCTAGTACAGGTGATCCGGTTGCAGCTTGGAAGGAAATAGCCTCTAACCCTGAAAAATCAAAGAGATATAAACAGTCAAGAGGAAAAGGAGGACTTGTCCGTTCATCATGGGATGAGGTGAATGAGCTAATTTGCGCGGCTCTAATTTATTCTATTCAAGAATTTGGTCCCGATCGAATTTTTGGATTTTCACCAATCCCAGCGATGTCCATGGTCAGCTATGCAGGCGGCGGAAGGTTTTTGTCACTTCTTGGGGGCTCTCTATTAAGCTTTTATGACTGGTATGCAGACCTGCCGCCTGCATCTCCGCAGGTATGGGGTGAACAAACGGATGTTCCGGAAAGCTCTGATTGGTTTAATTCTTCCTATCTATTAATATGGGGCTCCAATATCCCTCAAACACGGACACCTGATGCCCATTTTATGGTGGAAGCAAGATACCGCGGGACAAAGGTTGTAGCGGTAAGTCCGGATTATGCTGAGTATGTTAAGTTTGCTGATAATTGGTTAAATGTCCAAGCCGGTATGGACGGGGCACTAGGGATGGCGATGACTCACGTAATCCTAAAAGAATTTTATGTGGACCAAGAAACGGAATATTTCTTTGATTATGCGAAAAAATTTACCGATCTCCCGTATCTGGTAAAATTAAAAGCCCACGGGGATCAATATGTATCCAGCACTTTTTTACGCGCTAGCGAGCTTGATTCCTCCATCACAAATGGAGAGTGGAAAACGGTAGTCTGGGATGAAGATTCGAACAAACCGGCATTTCCGAATGGCACAATTGGCCACAGATGGGAAGATAATGGACAGTGGAACCTTCATTTAAATGATACGGAGCAAAACCTTACGAATCTGCAGCCATCTCTGACACTGCTAGGGAGAGAAGACAAAGCAGTCCGAGTGGAATTTCCTCATTTTGAGGTGGAAAAGCGTGAAACCTTTACTCGGGAGGTCCCAGTGATAGCCATCCAATTAAATGGAGAAACCACTTATGTAACGACTGTCTTTGATTTAATGCTTTCAAAATTTGGCGTATTAAGACAAGGGCTCCAAGGGGACTTTCCAAAAGACTATGACGATCCTAAACCATATACACCAGCATGGCAGGAGGCATTGACAGGTGTGGATGGGAAGCTCGCAGCACAAATTGCCAGAGAGTTTGCCCAAAATGCTATTGATTCCAAAGGCCGTTCAATGATTGTGATGGGATCAGGAATCAACCAATGGTACCATGCGGATGCTACATACCGAACTGTTTTAAACTTAGTGCTCTTAACAGGTTCACAGGGTGTTAATGGCGGCGGGTGGGCTCATTATGTGGGCCAGGAAAAGGTTCGCCCGCTCGAAGGCTGGCAGACACTCGCGATGGCGAGAGATTGGGGAGGTCCACCAAGGCTTCATGCGGCAACTCCATTCTTTTATTTTGTCACGGAACAGTGGAAATACGATGACCAATCAATCGAGGATCAGATTTCACCACTTGTTAGTGAACCAAGGTATAAACATTCAGGAGACTATTATTATTTGGGCACAAGGCTTGGCTGGACACCCTCTTATCCACAATTTGATAAAAATCCAATTGATTTTATTGATCAATCAAAAGTGACAGAGAAGGAGCAGATTTTCCAATCCATTGTCGATGAAGTGAAACAAGGGAAAACAAAGTTTGCGATTCAAAATCCGGAGGACCCAAACTCATTCCCAAAAGTCATGTTTGTCTGGAGAGGAAATTTGATTGGAAGCTCATCAAAAGGACATGAGTACTTTCTAAAATATATGCTTGGAACCCACCACAGTAATTTAAGTGAGCAAAATACTGAATTAAAGACGGAAGACATTGAATGGGACGAACCTTCAGTTGAGGGAAAGCTTGATTTAATGGTTAATATTGATTTTCGAATGGCTGGTACAGGTCTGTATTCTGATATTATCCTTCCGGCAGCTACATGGTACGAAAAATATGATATTAGCAGTACCGATATGCACCCGTTTATCCATCCCTTTAATCCTGCGATAGCTCCGCCATGGGAATCGAAATCGGATTGGGATACATTTAGGGGGCTGGCGAAGAAATTTTCATCAATGGCTGTACGTTATTTTAACGGGCCGGTGCAAGACATCGTTGCGACACCAATGCTTCACGATTCCCGCGATGAAATCTCCGAGTCCTGTACTTTCGGAAAAATCCCAGACTGGCAGAATGGTGAATATGAGCCGGTACCAGGGCGAAATTTCCCGCGCCTGCATTTAGTCGAGCGCGATTATTCCAAAATATTTGAAAAATTTATTTCTCTTGGTCCTGTTGTAAAGGAACAAATTGGTGCAAAGGGAATCAGCTGGGATGCCAAAGAAGAGTATGAAAAATTAAAGAAAATCCTTGGAACTGCAGCTAAAACAGCTTATAAGGATTGCCCAAGTCTATATACTGCAAGGGATGCCTCGGAAGCAATCCTTTCATTATCTAGTGCCACAAACGGTTCACTGGCAATGAAAGCATGGGATGCATTGGAAAAGAAAACGGGTCAGAAATTAAAGGATTTGGCAGAAGAAAGAGCGGAAGAACATATGTCCTTTAATGACATTACGGCACAGCCGCGTCAAGTGATTTCAACACCTGTCTTTAGCGGGACTGAAACGGGCGGACGGAGATACTCTCCATTTACAACGAATGTTGAACGTTTAGTCCCATGGCGCACATTGACAGGCAGACAGCACTTTTATTTAGATCATGAAACGATGATTGAATTTGGTGAGGAATTCCCTGCATTTAAGGCGCCGCTCCGAAAGGCGGCATTTCAAACAAAGGATCGAAAACCGCTTAATATGGGGAAGGAAATTAATTTGCGCTATTTAACGCCGCATTTTAAGTGGTCCTTCCATAGTACCTATGGTGATATTTTACCGATGTTAACGTTATTCAGAGGCGGACCGCACGTTTGGATGAATCGGGATGATGCCAAAGAAGTGGGCATTGCCGATAATGATTGGCTGCAAATGTATAATCGCAACGGTGTTGTAGTAGCAAGGGCAGTTGTTACTCACAGACTTCCAAGGGGAGTCGCATTCATGTACCACGTTCAAGAGCGTCATATAAACGTTCCTGGTTCAACGATTACCAAAGAACGCGGCGGTACATTCAACAGCCCAACAAGGCTGCAGATGAAACCAACTCATGTGATTGGCGGATATGCTCAGCTAAGTTTTGGATTTAACTATTATGGACCGTGCGGCAGCCAGCGGGATGAAAGAGTTGTCATAAGCAGACTTGATCGGGAAGAGGTGGACTGGCTTGAGAATTAA
- the narH gene encoding nitrate reductase subunit beta has protein sequence MRIKAQFGMVMNLDKCIGCHTCSITCNNTWTNRPGAEYMWWNNVETKPGVGYPKEWENQEKYKGGWVLKNGKLELKAGGRVSKLLNIFHNPDLAQLDDYYEPWTYDYEHLTNSPEKEHQPVARPKSQVTGEYMDIKWGPNWEDDLAGVYQTGKNDPNINGIEERVKFEYEQTFMMYLPRICEHCVNPTCVASCPSGAIYKREEDGIVLVDQDACRSWRYCTTGCPYKKVYFNWKTHKAEKCTFCFPRIEAGLPTVCSETCVGRLRYLGIVFYDLDKVEAAASVTNEKDLYEAHLGIFLDPHDPEVIEAARKAGYQEDWIEAAQRSPVYKLAVEQRIALPLHPEYRTLPMVWYIPPLSPVMSAFDGGLDGVNPHVIFPQIDQLRIPVEYLANMLSAGDTEVIRKVLKKMVAMRSYMRSLNLGKKPEKTILDAIGMTEKTMHEMYQLAAIAKYDDRYVIPKSHREDAANQYLGQGTGGFDFMEACSGCSVTPGMPGDYKVGDDYWGELNG, from the coding sequence TTGAGAATTAAGGCGCAATTTGGGATGGTAATGAATCTCGATAAATGTATCGGCTGCCATACATGCAGCATTACGTGCAACAATACCTGGACAAATCGTCCCGGTGCAGAATATATGTGGTGGAACAATGTTGAAACAAAGCCCGGTGTCGGTTATCCGAAGGAATGGGAGAATCAAGAGAAATATAAAGGCGGCTGGGTATTGAAGAACGGTAAGCTTGAATTAAAGGCCGGAGGCAGAGTTTCTAAACTATTAAATATCTTTCATAACCCTGACTTAGCCCAATTAGATGATTACTATGAACCATGGACCTATGATTATGAACACTTAACCAATAGTCCGGAAAAAGAACATCAGCCAGTGGCCCGCCCGAAGTCACAGGTTACTGGAGAGTATATGGATATCAAATGGGGGCCGAACTGGGAGGACGACCTGGCAGGCGTTTATCAAACAGGGAAAAACGACCCTAATATAAATGGGATTGAAGAAAGAGTTAAATTCGAGTATGAACAAACCTTTATGATGTATTTACCAAGAATTTGCGAGCATTGCGTCAATCCCACATGTGTTGCTTCCTGCCCATCCGGGGCCATTTATAAAAGGGAAGAGGACGGAATTGTTCTGGTAGACCAAGATGCATGCCGAAGCTGGCGTTACTGTACAACAGGCTGTCCCTATAAAAAAGTCTATTTTAATTGGAAAACACATAAGGCGGAAAAATGTACCTTTTGTTTTCCAAGAATTGAAGCAGGGCTGCCTACGGTTTGTTCAGAGACCTGTGTTGGCAGGCTCCGCTATTTAGGGATTGTTTTTTATGATTTAGACAAAGTAGAAGCTGCTGCATCGGTTACAAATGAAAAAGATTTGTACGAAGCCCATTTAGGTATATTTTTAGACCCACATGATCCTGAGGTAATCGAGGCGGCACGAAAAGCTGGATATCAGGAAGATTGGATAGAAGCAGCCCAAAGGTCACCGGTCTATAAATTGGCGGTGGAACAACGGATTGCACTGCCGCTTCATCCGGAATACCGTACACTGCCGATGGTATGGTATATTCCACCGCTCAGCCCGGTAATGAGTGCCTTTGATGGGGGATTAGATGGGGTGAATCCACATGTGATCTTTCCACAAATCGATCAGCTCAGGATTCCAGTCGAATACTTGGCAAATATGCTAAGTGCTGGTGATACAGAAGTTATTCGCAAGGTGTTAAAGAAAATGGTGGCGATGCGCAGTTATATGAGGTCTTTAAATTTAGGGAAAAAGCCTGAAAAAACAATTCTAGATGCGATAGGGATGACAGAGAAAACGATGCATGAAATGTATCAGCTTGCTGCTATTGCCAAATATGATGACCGATATGTCATTCCGAAATCTCATCGGGAAGATGCAGCTAATCAGTATCTAGGACAAGGAACGGGTGGATTTGATTTTATGGAGGCGTGCTCCGGATGTTCCGTTACACCTGGAATGCCTGGAGACTACAAAGTTGGAGACGATTATTGGGGTGAGCTAAATGGATGA